From the Streptomonospora nanhaiensis genome, the window CTACCTGGTGCGCGGCCCCCAGGACGGCCTGGTCGCCCACACCCGCGCCGTCGCCGCCGCCACCCGGCTGCCGGTCATCGCCTACCAGCGCGACCAGGTCGCCTTCACCCCCGAGAGCCTGCGCGCGCTGGCCGCCGTGCCCAACGTCATCGGCCTCAAGGACGGCCACGGCGACCTCGACCGCATGCAGCGCCTGGTGCGGGCCGTGCCCGAGGACTTCCTCTTCTTCAACGGCGTGCCCACCGCCGAACTCCAGGCCCGCGCCTACTCCGCCACCGGGATCCCCGCCTACTCCTCGGCGGTGCACGCGTTCGCCCCCGAGATCGCCACCGCGTTCTTCCGCGCCCACGCCTCCGGCGACACCGCCGCCGTCGACCGCCTCCTCGACGGCTTCTACATCCCCTGGGTGCGGCTGCGCGACCAGGGCACCGGGTACGCGGTCGCGCTGGTCAAGGCCGCCGCCCGCATGCGCGCCGACGTGATCGGCGCCGACGTCGGCCCGGTCCGGGCGCCCCTGGCCGAGCCCGCGCCCGACCACCTCGCCGAGGCCGAGCGCCTGCTGGCCGCCGGCCTCGACCTCGCCGCGCGCTGACCCGCGCCGCCCCCGCACCCACGGCACCGCGCCCACGACCGCCCGCCGCCGCGCCGGGCACCGCGAAGGACCCACACCGCAGCCGCTAAGGACTCCCACATGGCCTACACCACCGACCGCTTCGTCCGCGAGGTCCGCGTCACCCCGATC encodes:
- a CDS encoding 5-dehydro-4-deoxyglucarate dehydratase: MGEPRTLADRPDDVRRTAESLAKGMDRAVLAFPLTPFDADGDLDLGALRAYLDHQLAAEPGAVFAACGTGEFFSLAPADYEAVVRTTVEHVAGRAPVVAGAGYGSRLAAEYARTAERAGADAVLLLPPYLVRGPQDGLVAHTRAVAAATRLPVIAYQRDQVAFTPESLRALAAVPNVIGLKDGHGDLDRMQRLVRAVPEDFLFFNGVPTAELQARAYSATGIPAYSSAVHAFAPEIATAFFRAHASGDTAAVDRLLDGFYIPWVRLRDQGTGYAVALVKAAARMRADVIGADVGPVRAPLAEPAPDHLAEAERLLAAGLDLAAR